A single genomic interval of uncultured Sphaerochaeta sp. harbors:
- a CDS encoding YggS family pyridoxal phosphate-dependent enzyme: MIELREHYQEILDSLGEAAKIAGRDPNDITLMAVSKTRTYQEMLDLYSCGQLLYGENRVQEVQEKVPQTRPEGMRLHLIGHLQSNKAKKAVELFDGIDSVDSLKLAKKIEGYLSRPFPILLELKTAQEESKSGFTCEDELFSALDVIMQSTYLQVRGLMTIGPLDGDEKMVRTAFSRLRKAYDAVQKRFAPPSFDTLSMGMSGDYRLAIEEGSNLVRIGTKLFGKRG; encoded by the coding sequence ATGATTGAGTTACGGGAACACTATCAGGAAATATTGGATAGCCTGGGCGAAGCTGCAAAGATTGCCGGGAGAGACCCAAATGATATTACGCTGATGGCAGTAAGCAAGACCCGTACCTACCAGGAGATGCTGGACCTGTATTCGTGCGGACAACTCCTCTATGGGGAAAATCGTGTACAGGAAGTACAGGAGAAGGTTCCTCAAACAAGACCAGAAGGGATGCGACTGCACCTGATAGGGCACCTGCAATCGAATAAAGCAAAAAAGGCGGTAGAGCTCTTTGACGGTATTGATAGTGTGGATTCCCTGAAACTTGCCAAGAAAATTGAAGGATATCTTTCCCGTCCATTTCCCATCCTGCTTGAACTCAAGACAGCACAAGAAGAGTCCAAAAGTGGGTTCACTTGTGAGGATGAGCTCTTCTCAGCCCTGGATGTCATCATGCAAAGTACCTATCTCCAGGTACGTGGGTTGATGACCATTGGTCCGCTGGATGGAGATGAGAAGATGGTAAGAACAGCGTTCTCACGACTGAGAAAGGCTTATGATGCGGTGCAAAAGCGATTTGCCCCACCATCATTCGATACCCTGAGCATGGGTATGAGTGGTGACTACCGCCTGGCAATTGAGGAAGGTTCCAATCTGGTAAGGATTGGCACAAAGCTGTTCGGGAAACGGGGGTGA
- a CDS encoding putative ABC transporter permease: MDLTLLIWYFFCYSILGYIVEVLYCSIRQGTLVNRGFLHGPYLPIYGFGAVLVIFVFARLSNNPLILFFIAVIGTSILEYASGYLAETLFSIRLWDYSSARFNLKGRVCLLNSTLFGVLSLFVTYGVHPHLSALFGHFTPAFMEHGAKIIIVLLSVDTTSSVLRMSAFQKQLADFKEKKREIESRLKVLREFRENKMLEGLRVKLDTELDELKMRLSISAKRILHAFPSLTSNNEEKRLLLETLRKTIRETALHKKLHNNKHRSDKRDD; encoded by the coding sequence ATGGATCTGACGTTGTTGATCTGGTATTTTTTCTGTTATTCTATTCTTGGTTATATAGTTGAGGTTCTGTATTGTTCCATAAGACAGGGCACGCTCGTAAACCGTGGATTTCTTCATGGACCCTATCTTCCCATCTATGGGTTTGGAGCGGTGTTGGTCATTTTCGTCTTTGCAAGATTATCCAACAATCCACTTATCCTTTTTTTCATCGCTGTTATTGGTACCAGCATCCTGGAATATGCTTCAGGATATCTTGCTGAGACACTGTTTTCCATCAGATTATGGGATTACTCCTCTGCACGCTTCAATCTCAAGGGAAGGGTCTGTCTCCTCAACTCAACCCTCTTTGGAGTGCTCTCGCTTTTTGTCACCTATGGCGTTCATCCCCATCTGTCAGCATTGTTCGGTCATTTCACTCCAGCTTTCATGGAGCATGGGGCAAAAATCATCATCGTATTGCTTAGTGTTGATACCACCAGCTCGGTACTGCGAATGAGCGCCTTCCAGAAGCAACTTGCAGATTTCAAGGAGAAGAAAAGGGAGATTGAAAGTCGCCTGAAGGTACTTCGCGAATTCAGAGAGAATAAGATGCTTGAAGGTTTGCGTGTAAAGTTGGATACTGAATTGGATGAATTGAAGATGCGTCTCAGTATTTCTGCCAAACGAATCTTGCATGCATTTCCCTCGCTGACAAGCAACAACGAGGAAAAACGGTTGTTGCTGGAAACATTGAGAAAGACCATACGGGAGACTGCTTTGCACAAGAAGTTGCATAACAACAAGCATAGGAGCGACAAGAGAGATGATTGA